In Phormidium yuhuli AB48, one genomic interval encodes:
- a CDS encoding HNH endonuclease codes for MTLNAAAKQQIRQRAAGLCEYCHSPEKISTARFTIDHIRPRSLGGSDDLDNLALACSRCNQGHYNFIEGLDRQTLAMQPLFHPRQQLWSDHFIWTADGTRILGTTAIGRATCDRLDMNDSRYQGDRPIQEARALWVQAGWHPPALDPRQP; via the coding sequence ATGACCTTGAACGCGGCAGCAAAACAACAGATTCGCCAGCGTGCTGCGGGGTTATGCGAATATTGCCATTCTCCAGAAAAAATCAGCACGGCTCGATTCACGATCGACCACATTCGGCCCCGCTCTCTGGGTGGCTCCGATGATCTGGATAATCTGGCCCTGGCTTGTAGTCGCTGTAACCAAGGGCACTATAACTTTATAGAGGGACTCGATCGCCAAACTCTGGCCATGCAACCCCTCTTCCATCCCCGGCAACAGCTCTGGTCAGACCATTTCATCTGGACAGCCGATGGCACTCGCATTCTGGGCACCACTGCCATCGGTCGCGCTACTTGCGATCGCCTGGATATGAATGACAGTCGCTACCAGGGCGATCGCCCCATCCAAGAAGCCCGCGCCCTGTGGGTGCAAGCGGGCTGGCATCCTCCTGCCCTCGACCCACGCCAACCGTAA